A segment of the Mercurialis annua linkage group LG4, ddMerAnnu1.2, whole genome shotgun sequence genome:
gataatatattttatgtttaaaattcTTAGCCACTTTTATTGCTGTTGGCTATTTCAATTAGAATTGGActttttatgttaattaaacttttttattattattttaatagtgATAATGGACCTTACTGAAGCTGATAGAAGAATTATACTGAGCACAACACAATTTTTAATAGAAGATCATCATTATTGATCAATTAGCCACACCAATTCATCAACGAAAACAATTAGCCACACTACAACTATAAGAGTGGTGAATTTCATGCTTCTGTGTTATACATAAAATTGGATTAAACTGTGTTCTGACATCGATTAATATTTAGGTGAtgtaatagaaaattaaaaaataaattcaacttaGGAGCATAAAAACTGCATAAAAATTTAGGAGCTAAGCAGTTATAGTGTTAGCCATGTTGTAATCGACAACAATTTCCTATTAGCTTCTAACAGGTAAAAAAGAGTATTTCATAAGTATTGTCTTCATATTCTTCAGCTATTGCAAGTCATCGAATTCTTTTTTCCGAGAGAGAATAATGATCGAATTCTTAAAACAATCTTTctctatatataatttatattttagtatttgTATTCAACCTAaactctttataaatatattttagtatttgtGTTCAACCTAAACTCTTTATAAACAATCTAATAGTGTTTGAAGCTAAATTAaatgctatttttttatattatcttaaATTAATGCTGAGATTGTGGGCATCACGAAGCAATTAAACTTCTTTCCCTTGTTAATTGGTTCTattgtaattattaatttatatggaCTCTAATATCGTAATTTTACCTGTCCCCCCTCCCTTCACACTTATagaatagttatagatagatagatagatagatagatagatatatcGAAACGTtcattaagaaatttaaaagttataaatttattttaatttggtaaATTCATTGAAAAactatcaaatttaattttcaaatagccGCCATTATACTATTTCTAAAATTGATATATGGTATCttaatttgaaactttttaaacaaaaaaaaacaaattcaattgtcATATATgtacaattaaatcaattttaaaaagttagatATATTTTCAATAAACCTATCAAAAAATGCGATAGATgtacaatatttaatttttttttgcactATTAAACCTTTAACAAATGGTAACTCATATATGCAGATAACATTATccattaaacaaataaaaaagtttgaaaactcAACATGAACtataaaattgtattatttacttataaaaattaaaggatCAAGTTGCACCTTATCACCGAAATATATATGCTAGTAAATGGCGAGAATTTATTTTATGGATTGGTTGAGCTAATTATTCATACACGCGACTTTATTTGTTCCGATAATTCTATCGTAAATgatagattataaaaatatatataaaaaaatcacaagaAACTAAATGAAAATAGGttgtttggataaattttaaaatgaactaATTCATAACGATCATTAACAGTTTGGACATTCTAATGCGGTAATTTACAAAGCGAGACAGTTATACTAATACTCAAGTTCGATAAATGTAATCGATTTGTACCTGTTATTGTTTTAGTAAACAGTGACACTTTTCTCATTGGATGTATGACAGTTTGTGTGTTACTGAGTTCATAACCTTTCATTCCAACCTCAGTAGCACGTAGTGAATCACCCCACAGACAAGGAGAGACAGATTTTGATTTCATATCCAAAAAGTATTTATGGTATCCGGTTTTTTCATGCCCAATAACACCCATTAAAagcaaaaaaatacaaagactCATATTGGTAACTAATATTGGATATTATGTCAATACCTTTATGAAGAGTAATTTCACGAGGCAAAGGTCGAGAAATATCTATATTGACTCTGGCTTTTACAATTTTGCCATCCCGTACATTGCATATTTCACAGGCGAGGACCTCCCCTATCTTAATACCTAAATGCTTCCTTAAAAATGGATTTGGAATTCCACGGAATTGAATCCAAAAGGGAACAAATTGGAAATCTGAAGATTTGTATAGCTATCCACTCTCCTAAGGACGTAATAATACGAGAAATTTCTTATACTGCCAAGGGGATCCACTCAGTATTTTGAACATTTCGAACTCatcattgaaaaatatttatagaagACCGGGATGATCTTCCCAACTGAAAATCCGACTCCCCGAGCGTTTGTCATAACAGAgtgaaaaatattcaatttaaattgcTTGTCTGTAACTACTCTACAAAATAGAGACATTTGATAAACGTCAGATGTGATGACAAGATCATCATCTTCTAATTCTAGGCTTTGAGCAATGTTTTGGGTTGGTGTGGTGAAAGGAATTTGGGTTGAATTACTTTGGTACCAGCAGGCATGTCACTTAAAGGTGCGGCTGGATTGCTAAGAACCTATAATAgcaaatttttgataaattactTTGACTAAATTAAATGAATAAACAACAACATGAATTAGAGTTGAAGATAAAACGATTGTCAAAGATTTGAATTAATTAGGAGACACAAGAGTTTCGCTATATGCAACTACTGAATAACAACGATTATTATCTGTCTGTAAAACAAACTGATAGTGTTGTCTAGTAATGTTGAATATAGCTATCCCTACTGTATCTAAACTCATTACAATTTGATCCTTATGGAGAAATCCAAGCGGCATCAAGTAACTGCGGCATTTGAATTCATTCGGAAAAGACATTTTTAACACATACCAAGATTTCTTCATTCCGTATTCTCTCATCTTCCACACATGTAATGGATCCATAGGTGAATTTCTTATCCCTATACAAAGGTAACCATCTACAGCagacataaaattaaaatcaagtaTATTATAAGGAAGAGGAACCTCTTTGAATATCTCGTCTACCAAATCGAAAGATAAAATCACACTTTGGTCATTGTTTTTCCTTTTAACATGCCAATGTGGGACTCCATTCGCTAGAGTAATAGCTGGTGTGATAAGTGATTTGGACTCGTAGGGGAAATGGCAATTTTTTGTTTTCCAATAAGACTTGTTCAGATCATAAATATCAACTTCAATTGAAGTATTTTGCTGCCAACGATAGGACACTGCTGCCACAATTTTGTAATTGTGGTTCAAGCTATCGTAGCCCAGTCCAGCCATAGCTACTGTGTTGGATTTAGATCCAGCGAAAATCTTTCTATGAATTTTTTGATACTCTCTGATTGTTGGATTCCACAATATAAAATTCTCCAACCAGAATGAAACACTTGTTAATAATAAACCATGACATGAACCAAGTAGGCTAGGAAACAGAGAATTTCCATAAACCTCCATACCAAAAGCTTTCTGAATCTCGACAAGTTGATGATCATCATCAACAGTGCTCATAATGCGAAGTGAAAGGGATGGATGCAAGGTGTGTGTGTTCCTGACTTGGATCGTTCCGTACTTCTGACAGGGCCTTTGATGTTGAAGATGCCGATGGCAAAACTGTGGATCCGAAATCAACGAAAACCAATCGCTGTGCACTGCTTTAAATCGAACTAATGACTTGGCGGGTAGTCTACACAGAATTTCGACTAGCAAATCGTGCCGTATACTGCTATTTTCTTTCTTCTCCTTCCACTTgaacaatttgcataatattatcatgttaATCAATCTGCAATAAGAAAAATCATATCTATACTTAATCCCAACTAGGTATAAGCCTGCAAATTCTCCAATCTATGACTACTTATAAATTTAGACTAATATCACAAAGATAAGAAAATTAACATGGAATTAATCAAGGACTAAAAGAAGCAGAGGCGAGCAAATTAAAGGAAACGTTACCGATGCAACGGCTGGGGTGGGGGAGGTGATGATGTTGCGCCgctactctttttttttaattgttataattaataAGCTCCCTCCGTTTCATTATATAGGAAGTCCATGTTTAACTATAAGGTCCTTTTGTTGGGTTAATgacgtttttatttgtaaaattaaacaaaattcttAAACTAACCccagattaaaaaaatttcccCATTTATATCAtacagaccgcggaacacttaaGCGGTTTTGggtaaaccgcggaagtgttccgcggtctgcaCATGTGGCTCCACCTGGATGCAGGTGGAGCCACGtcactgtaaaccgcggaagagTTACGCGGTTTACAGTGACACGTCACCGTAAACCGCGGAActcttccgcggtttacagagggaatttattccctgtcagagggaataaattccctctgACCGAGTGGTTGTAGACCGCGGAAATTTTCCGCGGTCTACACCACTATAAAAGGGGGAACCAACCCGTTCCCCCTTATATcacaatttgagaaaaaaattttatagagagagagagagagatatgtagagagagagagagagatagtAGAGagataaaaattttaaatcggGGTATTATTGTGGAGAAAATTTCGCGGAGTCGGTTTTCGTGgcgaaatattattttttggcgcATTATTGTGGAGAAGATTTTGCGGAGTTGGTTTTCGTggcggaatattattttttggcgcagaatattattttttagcgGAATTATCGGGTGagtctttaaaatttatagatatgttatttttaattattgaatgtagttagatttaaataatgtttgatGTGTAGTTAgattaaaataatgtttgaaatgtagttagttaaataaatatagaGTTAACCCATAGATAtagttagatttagttaaattttttaaaaatatatattataaaataaattagattaatgtgtaaataaaattagaataatgtgtataaaatttctataaatgtaaaatagagtaaattaaaattagaaaatcgaatatatgaaatttttagaatatttttatattaggttGGAATTAgtgcaaaatattaaaatttatgttttatattatataaatagattcgatactaaaaaattaaatataataggtatttgtttttaacagtatttagagaaaatataatttttttataactgtaGGTTTGTGAAAAAAGTTAACATAAAATATTCGTATTTACATTTAAATcggctaattattaaaaatttgaacttgacatgtagaatatttgaattatattttaaatgagaGTAACCCTCTTTTTAATGAGCTGCCAGCCCTAAAAatgtagttaaaattatatttttttaatgtagtaATGACGACAAATGAGCTGCCAGCCCTAAAAATTTATTGGGATGGTACAATATTATCGACTCCGGGTGGAGTTGATTATGTTTCTGGTAAATCAGAACTGGTTGAGCTGACGAGTGTAGTGAATTTTGCACAACTACAAGTCGTAATTAGAAGGGTAATTGGGCTGAAGGATGGTGACGAGATAGTGAAGATTTATCTACGAGTACCTCGGTTCGATGAACATggaagatttcaaaaatatgatgGTTTTCCTATGGAGACAGATGTTCATATGCAAGCAATGTGGCGTAATGTTTCGCGGACGCCACAAATGAGGGTACTTGAGTTTTATATTGTGTACAATCCGTTATCTCAAGTAcgtgcggatgtagacgactCTGTGGATGTAGACGAttgtgcggatgtagacgactgtgcggatgtagacgatGGTGATGATTTTAGTGATGAggatgaggaagaagaacactTCTACGGGGCCGTTGCTGATGACAacgaggatgatgatgatgatgacatcGGTGGTGATAATGGAGATGGCACCCATGGTGAGAATTTCGGTGGTGGGTCGGAACAAAATACAGATCATTTTGAGTCGCGCCTTCCTCATGAGTACACGCATCAGAATGTTGACGACATGTGTGTCAATATGAATCTGTGGcctaaagaaaatgcaatatgGGAAGCAGGCAAAGAGTTTGAATTGGGGATGGTTTTTAGTTCGAGGTATGCTGTCCAGACATGCGCGGCGAGTTATCACATTGCAGCTAATAAAGAATACAAGAGCAGTGTAACAAATGGTAAAACAATAGTTCTTGTGTGTGTGAACAATGACACTTGCAATTGGAGGTTGCGTGCGTCGCTTTTGAAAGGCGAGTCAGACTGATTTTGTGGAGCGTGTACGTAGGGATGCTCCTGTTGACACTGAGCTTCGGCGGTTCGCAGCCAGCACACAGAGAGGCACTAGAGAGGACCGCCGTGATGTTACATCGCCCCCTATCGAGCCTTCTATACCGCCGCATCGACTACCAGTCATACCTGACGCGCCGATAGATCCGACTACACTGCGACATCGACGGCGACAGCGGCGTCACCCCCCTGCACCACCTCAGCGTCCGACTGATCCTATGCCTCCCCCAGTGGTTTTCCATCCTTTCAGAGGGCATTACTATTACGCGGGGTCCAGCTCTGCACCGCCACCCTTTTCATCGggtcctccttcttcttctggCCAGTTTTACGGGGATTCGGCACATCACTATTTTGAGGGGTCGTGTTCATATCCAGTGCCACCAGGACCTTCTTCGCCTTTTGTTCCACCGCCGCCTGCTTATTACCACCTACGGTGCCTCCTTTTCAGGTGCAGTGGGATCAGCCTACACAGGGTACACAGGACTTTCCAGCTTCACAGGGACTTCCACAGACACCTGGGACTACAGACTTTCTGTCATATGGTAGCAGTTGGTTAGGTCTAGACAGCATGGAGGCGATGATGTTCCGCCAACAAGGATAATTTGTTACCCCGCCACCAGCAACGACGAGTACGGCCATTCTCCAGGACCAGCAGGGTGACGACGGAGCCGACGACGAGGACGCCGATGCAGGAGAGGGAGATGGTGATGGTCGCCCAGGTCGACGTTACCTCACCATCAGTACAGGCCGTCGGGCGAACCGTAACAGAAACAACTTGCGCTCGAACCTCCCGGTAACTAGCAGATATGACGATAGGACTCCTAGGTGATTTCTTTTTTGTACTTTGTACATTATTATCTGATGTagtaatcttttttaatttgtaatttttagtttattaaatatgttattgttatgaagtataaattatatttgaatatttgttaatataattattttgtagtattttataaatttatttttgtagaatgttaaaaaaattaactaattcaaatgttttaaatttaaaaagttcaacaattaaaacgtaatttttttttaataaaaggttttctcatttttaaatttttatttaatttttttttaaatgattgggagaaaacctcccaatcatttaaaataaaatcaaaatgattgggagaattttctcccaatcagtgcagccagggaattaattccctggctgcacaagcaaaccgcgtaacacTTACGCGGTTTGCCACGTTGGCAATGCAAACCGCGTAAgtgttacgcggtttgcttttgcctatgtggctcctccagcgaggagccacgtaggacagaccgcggaactgttccgcggtttacacaaaccgcggaactgttccgcggtctgGAAGGTATAAAATGGGATTTATGAGTTTTTGGGTGATAATTTcggaaataattaacaaaaaccaAATTTAATGGTCATTAACCCCCTTTTGTTTGTAAATAAAAtcagtttttattttggggcattataatttacaaaatcaaaattgtaataacaaatcgtttgatttttaaataaaacgaatcaaactgtaaataataataaacatgAGGGGcttaaagtaatttgctctaataataaatatatttacaaaaatacctacTATATATAAATCTTATCttattttaagttaaaatttcACATAGTCACACtctttattttctctctttctctcaaaattctctctttcttttttctttttttccgtttgcttttccgttcgtctcttaCGTTTATTTTTTCGTTCATCTCTTACATTCACTTTTTCGTTCGTCTCTTACGTTCGCTTTTTCGTTCGTGCTTCCATTCGTATACTTTTGGTAGATTTTTCATCTCTTCCGATCGATTTTCTGTTCTTATCTTATGTTCTTTTCTGTTTgcgcttttccgttcgtctctttCATTCTTTTCTGTTCAcgcttttccgttcgtctcttccgctcgcgatatggatttctcgacgtcgtttttagatgtttttgtaactttttatatttttggtcatgatttaaatatttttataaataaattattgtagacatattatttttttatttttaaaattattatattgttcataaaagtaatttttgtcttgtttttgttcaaagattttttcttttatattgatGCTACTGATTTTATAAACAACGAATGGTAATGGTgtatttacgttatagtgtatttttagtaTACTAAAActgtatttctggtgttttcTGTTTTATCCATGTTTTTCTGGTGATTTTCTGgtgtatttatattttcttgtgtatttgtaatgtttttatggTACAAACTATAAAAACACAAAAGATATACTAAtgatacactataaaaatatcatggttacactaaaaaaacacaatagatACACTAACAAAAAacgataaacaaataaaaaaaacacagcataaatcagtaaaaaagtggaaaagagattttttttaattaaggtatttttggtgaataaaaaaGGTGCAActtgtaaatatttaaaaacaatataaaatcgtaaataaaatacaaaatagtgtATTGTGGGAATTTTTTTCCTCATTCATTGTAAgtaaaaattatacatatttattaaCCATTTAGTTGTCTTGTAAATGTATTTTACCATTAAATTGAAATagaagataaaaataataatttttaaaaaaataattttttttaaaacagaatatataaattttggTGTAATGCtataatctatatctatctatctatctatctaccTATCTGTAGcatatataaaagtgtattccCTAGAAAACACTTTTACTCAtgaataaaaatacattttccaTAACTATAGAGTCTAACTACGTATCCATTacatatgttatattttgtgcTATTGTTAACACAAAATATGGCAAAATGTTAAATATacatgaattttaatttttaactccAATGCACAGTGTTatattaaatgat
Coding sequences within it:
- the LOC130014450 gene encoding F-box/kelch-repeat protein At3g23880-like isoform X2, which produces MIILCKLFKWKEKKENSSIRHDLLVEILCRLPAKSLVRFKAVHSDWFSLISDPQFCHRHLQHQRPCQKYGTIQVRNTHTLHPSLSLRIMSTVDDDHQLVEIQKAFGMEVYGNSLFPSLLGSCHGLLLTSVSFWLENFILWNPTIREYQKIHRKIFAGSKSNTVAMAGLGYDSLNHNYKIVAAVSYRWQQNTSIEVDIYDLNKSYWKTKNCHFPYESKSLITPAITLANGVPHWHVKRKNNDQSVILSFDLVDEIFKEVPLPYNILDFNFMSAVDGYLCIGIRNSPMDPLHVWKMREYGMKKSWFLAIQPHL
- the LOC130014450 gene encoding F-box/kelch-repeat protein At3g23880-like isoform X1, translating into MIILCKLFKWKEKKENSSIRHDLLVEILCRLPAKSLVRFKAVHSDWFSLISDPQFCHRHLQHQRPCQKYGTIQVRNTHTLHPSLSLRIMSTVDDDHQLVEIQKAFGMEVYGNSLFPSLLGSCHGLLLTSVSFWLENFILWNPTIREYQKIHRKIFAGSKSNTVAMAGLGYDSLNHNYKIVAAVSYRWQQNTSIEVDIYDLNKSYWKTKNCHFPYESKSLITPAITLANGVPHWHVKRKNNDQSVILSFDLVDEIFKEVPLPYNILDFNFMSAVDGYLCIGIRNSPMDPLHVWKMREYGMKKSWYVLKMSFPNEFKCRSYLMPLGFLHKDQIVMSLDTVGIAIFNITRQHYQFVLQTDNNRCYSVVAYSETLVSPN